ATCGACAGGTTTTATCGCGGGGTAGAGCAGTCCGGTAGCTCGTTGGGCTCATAACCCAAAGGTCGCAGGTTCAAATCCTGTCCCCGCAACCAATTATGTGGGGATGTAGCTCAGTTGGGAGAGCACCTGATTTGCATTCAGGGGGTCGCAGGTTCGACTCCTGTCATCTCCACCAAATTTCTTTTCGGAACCTTTATACGCAGCTCGAGGCTGAAATAAGGGTTCGAACGTGAACTCTAGGCTTAGATATTTGAAAACTGAATACATTGTAGAAAATAAACTACAAGTTGCAATAAATTGTAAGTAACACAAGTTGATCAAGGACTTGTGATCTTGCTGATCGAAAGATCTGCTGGTGAACAAGTTTTATGGTCAAGCTACTAAGGGCAAACGGTGAATGCCTTGGCACTTAGAGGCGATGAAGGACGTGAAAAGCTGCGATAAGCGACGGTGAGGAGCACATATCCACTGACCCGTCGATCTCCGAATGGGGGAACCCTATATACTACTGCCTGAATTCATAGGGCAGAAAGAGCCAACCGAGGGAAGTGAACCATCTCAGTACCTCGAGGAAAAGAAAACAACAGTGATTCCGTAAGTAGCGGCGAGCGAACGCGGAACAGCCTAAACCGGTAGGGCTTGCTCTACCGGGGTCGTGGGACCAGACGCAACGGAAGGGAAAGATCAGCGGAAGTGTGTGGAAAAGCACTCCATAGAGCGTGATAGACGCGTACGCGAAGATCGGAACCTACAGTCTGGCACCCGAGTAATGCGGGACACGAGGAATCCTGCATGAATTTGCCGGGACCATCCGGTAAGGCTAAATACTCCTAAGTGACCGATAGTGAACGAGTACCGTGAGGGAAAGGTGAAAAGAACCCCGGTGAGGGGAGTGAAATAGTACCTGAAACCGTTTGCTTACAAGCAGTCGGAGGGCTTCGGCCTGACGGCGTGCCTTTTGCATAATGAGCCGGCTAGTAGATGTCACAGGCAAGGTTAAAGGATAACTGAGCCGAAGCGAAAGCGAGTCTTAATAGGGCGTTTAGTCTGTGGTATCTGGACGTGAAACGGGATGATCTAGGCATGGGCAGGATGAAGCGTGGGTAACACCACGTGGAGGTCCGAACCAGTTAAGGTTGAAAACTTTTTGGATGACCTGTGCCTAGGGGTGAAAGGCTAATCAAATTCCGTGATAGCTCGTTCTCGCCGAAATATCTTTAGGGATAGCCTCGGATTTATCATTGTGGTGGTAGAGCACTGACTGGACTAGGGGCCTCACAAGGTTACCGAATTCAATCAAACTCCGAATGCCATAAATGTTTGTCCGGGAGTCAGACTACGGGTGCTAAGATTCGTGGTCGAGAGGGAAACAACCCAGACCAACAGCTAAGGTCCCGAAGTGATAGTTAAGTGGAAAAGGAAGTGGGGAAGCACTGACAGCCAGGAGGTTTGCTTAGAAGCAGCAATCCTTTAAAGAAAGCGTAATAGCTCACTGGTCAAGTAGCCCTGCACCGACAATATAACGGGGCTTAAACTATCCACCGAAGCTTTGGATGAATTAATTCATGGTAGGCGAGCATTCTGTATGCTGTGAAGCGTTTTCCGTAAGGAGCGTTGGAGCGATCAGAAAAGACTTTGTCGGCATTAGTAGCGATAACGCATGTGAGAACCATGCGCACCGAAAACCTAAGGTTTCCTGCGTCAAGTTAATCTGCGCAGGGTTAGTCTGTACCTAAGGCGAGGCCGAGAGGCGTAGTCGATGGAGATCCGGTTAATATTCCGGAACCATGGGTTTGTGATGTGGGTTGACGCAACAGGGTAGGCAGGACGGCAGATGGATGCCGTTGAAGTAAATAGGCCGTCGCTTAGGAAAATCCGGGCGGCACAAGGCTAAATACTCGGACGAAAGTACGGACCCTCGGGTCCGGAACAAGCTGCTGACCCCAGTTGCCAGGAAAATTCCCGTTCATCTATACAAACTCCACTGGCAGTACCGCAAACCGACACAGGTAGGTGGGATGAGAATTCTAAGGTGCTTGTGAGAACCCTCGTTCAGGAACTCGGCAAAATGTATCCGTAACTTCGGGAGAAGGATAGCCGCGTTCACCAAGAACGCGGTCGCAGAGAAATGTTCCAGGCGACTGTTTAACAAAAACACAGGTCTCCGCAAAGTTGTAAAGACAACGTATGGGGGCTGACGCCTGCCCAATGCTGGAAGGTTAAGAGGAGTGGTTAGTCGTAAGGCGAAGCTGCGAATCGAAGCCCCAGTGAATGGCGGCCGTAACTATAACGGTCCTAAGGTAGCGAAATTCCTTGTCGGGTAAGTTCCGACCTGCACGAATGGCGTAACGATCTGGAAGCTGTCTTAACGAGGGGCACAGCGAACTTGTAGTACCGGTGAAGATGCCGGTTTCCCGCATCTAGACGGAAAGACCCCGTGCACCTTGACTACAACTTGATAGTGATTTCGGGCATGCGATGCGCAGCATAGGTGGGAGGCTATGAGACGAGGCTTTTGGGCTTCGTGGAGCCACAGGTGAGATACCACCCTTCGTTTGTCTGGACTCTAACCTCGACCCGTAAGCCGGGTCAGGGACATTATCAGGCGGGTAGTTTGACTGGGGCGGTCGCCTCCTAAAGAGTAACGGAGGCGCTCGAAGGTTGGCTCAGGCTGTTTGGAAATCAGCCGCAGAGTGTAAACGCATAAGCCAGCTTGACTGCGAGACATACACGTCGAGCAGGTACGAAAGTAGGAGTTAGTGATCCGGCGGTCGCTTATGGAAGTGCCGTCGCTCAACGGATAAAAGGTACGCCGGGGATAACAGGCTGATCCTGCCCAAGAGTTCACATCGACGGCAGGGTTTGGCACCTCGATGTCGGCTCATCACATCCTGGGGCTGAAGAAGGTCCCAAGGGTTCGGCTGTTCGCCGATTAAAGTGGTACGTGAGCTGGGTTCAGAACGTCGCGAGACAGTTCGGTCCCTATCTGGTGTGGGCGTAGCAATATTGAAGGAATCTGTCCTTAGTACGAGAGGACCGGGATGGATCCACCTCTAGTGTACGAGTTATCGCGCCAGCGGTAGCGCTCGGTAGCTATGTGGAGCATGGATAAACGCTGAATGCATCTAAGCGTGAAGCCAGACCTAAGATAAGTATTGCCAGTGAGACTCGTGGAAGACCACCACGTTGATAGGCTGGAGATGTAAGTGCAGTAATGTACTTAGTTGACCAGTACTAATTGTCCCAAGGCTTGACCATAAATCTTGTTTACAAGCAAATTTATGTCAGCAACGCGTAGTGGACTCGTCGCAATGTATTCAGTTTTTAGATATCGAGCCGTTCGATATTTACCAGTTTTCCGGTGATTCTATCGGCAGGGTCACACCCGTTCCCATCCCGAACACGGTAGTTAAGCCTGCTTGAGCCGATGATACTGCACCTTTCAGGTGTGGGAAAGTAGGTAGTCGCCGGATTTATTTCGAAGAAGAGCCCGTTCGAGTTGAACGGGCTTTTTGTTTTGTGTTCAATGGTATTAATGAAAAAGGTCGGATTTGTCAGTCTCGGATGCCCCAAGAACCTCGTTGACAGCGAGGTGATGATGGGTACGCTTGCTGAGGCGGGCTATGAGATCACGAACAATGCGGACGAGGCCGATACCGTTGTGGTGAACACCTGCGGATTTATCGAATCTGCAAAGCAGGAATCCATCGACGCGATCCTTGAAGCTACCGCGCTCAAATCCGAGGGCAAGGCGAAACGCGTGATCGTAGCGGGCTGTCTGGTCGAACGCTATCGTGACGATCTGATGAAGGAGCTGCCTGAGGTCGATGCGTTCATCGGGACGTCGCAGGTCGGTGATATTTTGCAGGCCGCTGACGAAGCCTTTGACGCAAAGCAACTAACTATCACACCGGTCGGCAACAAGTCCTCGACATATCTCTACGACGAATACACGCCGCGAATGCGTGCGACGGAATCGCACACGGCGTTCATCAAGATCGCCGAGGGCTGCGACCGGCCGTGTGCTTTTTGCTCGATACCGTCCATGCGGGGAAGTTTTAGATCACGGCGATTCGGTTCGATCATTGAAGAAGCACGTACACTCGCCAAGCAGGGTGTAAAAGAGGTCGTCCTGATCGCACAGGACTCGTCGCGATACGGCGAGGACCTCGGCGAGGTCGATCTGCTGGCGCAGTTGATACGAGCTCTCGGTGAAATTGAAGAACTCGAATGGGTTCGTGTGATGTACGCGTATCCGACGCATATTTCTGATGCGTTCTTGGCTGCGATCGCGGAGACACCAAAGGCGGTCAAATACCTCGACATGCCGCTCCAGCACGCTTCGCGAAACGTGTTAAAGCTGATGAAACGCGGCGGAACGCGTGAAAGTTTGGAGCGTCTTATTGCGAGAGTTCGCGATGCAGTTCCCGGTATTGCGATACGGACGACGTTCATCACCGGCTTTCCGGGCGAGACCGATGAAGATTTCGAGGAGTTGATCAAATTTGTGCAGAACTGCCGCTTCGATAATGTCGGTGTGTTCACCTATTCCGACGAAGAAGGCACGTCTGCATTCGATCT
This sequence is a window from Acidobacteriota bacterium. Protein-coding genes within it:
- the rimO gene encoding 30S ribosomal protein S12 methylthiotransferase RimO, whose amino-acid sequence is MKKVGFVSLGCPKNLVDSEVMMGTLAEAGYEITNNADEADTVVVNTCGFIESAKQESIDAILEATALKSEGKAKRVIVAGCLVERYRDDLMKELPEVDAFIGTSQVGDILQAADEAFDAKQLTITPVGNKSSTYLYDEYTPRMRATESHTAFIKIAEGCDRPCAFCSIPSMRGSFRSRRFGSIIEEARTLAKQGVKEVVLIAQDSSRYGEDLGEVDLLAQLIRALGEIEELEWVRVMYAYPTHISDAFLAAIAETPKAVKYLDMPLQHASRNVLKLMKRGGTRESLERLIARVRDAVPGIAIRTTFITGFPGETDEDFEELIKFVQNCRFDNVGVFTYSDEEGTSAFDLPNKVDPKVAKRRRDRLMKEQAKISRELNKAKVGKTFPVIFEGLSQESDLLFQGRLEGQTQEIDGYILINDMPENFEPHIGEIYNVHITEAHDYDLVGEIV